CGATCGATCCTCGCCCTTGGCTCCGCCGAAGCTTCCACTTCGCAGCTCCTGCAGGCTGCCCCAGATGGCGGAAAACCCACCGCTCAGCCGTTTCGTAGCCCGGCTTTTTCTACCGGGCGTCCCACTGCCATGGAGGACGCTTTTGTTCGCACCATGCCGTAGACTGTCCTCGCCGTCGTAATACATCTCACCACCGCCAACGCTCAGTCGCTTatcgccgccgccgtcgtcaCCGGCACCACTGTCGCgtgcaccaccatcagcaccaCCAACGCCGGAGGAGGAAAGGGTGGAAATGTTTTCGAAGCTAACCGATATGGGGCGCGGCAGCCCAAACACTTTCGGACTCAGTTTGTACGCCGTCATCTTATCGCCCCCGCGGCGACCGTGTACCGATGCGTTCTCGTCGGCCGTCGGTGCCATGCCGTGTACGGCGGCCAGCTTGCCGGTGCCCGCCTTCGCCGTGTGCGTTGTGCACGCTTTCTTGGACCGTTTCACCGGCTTCAGGGGCTGCAGGAACACGTGCTGGTTGGAGTGGTTGGTGTTGCCGGCGGACCGACTGACCTCATCGCTAGCTGCACCCGCCGGTCCCGTGCATCCGGACGAGATGAGCGTCAAATCGTCGATCGAGAGTTTCACCTTCAGCCGCTCGTACGCTTCCGCATCGAGCAGCATCCGTTCGTTGATGTCTTCGTCACCGTCGGTCGGTTTCTTGCCGAGCGACAGGATCATATCGTCACAGGACCGGGCGGCCAGCAGGCTGTTCTTCACGTTGTCATTGTTGTACCGTTCCAGATCGAGAAACAGCTCCTGCATCGGCGGCACATCGATGGCACGTTCTTCGACCACATTGCCCTGCTCGTCTAGCGTGCGGCCGCACGTCCACCGATGCTGCGCCTCCTCCTGCTCCATCAGCTCGGACGGCTCCGCATCTTGCATACAGTTCAAAGCATTCTCTTTCGTAGGTGATCGATCCGGGGAGAACGGCTTCGGATCGGGCCTGGCGCGCACCGTCAGCCGATCCACGAACGGTGACATTCCGGACGACGTCGATGGGAAGCTGTAGTCGGCCGATTTTGATTTGCCGTGCGAAATTTGCAGCCCACTCCGCCCGGAAGGACCCGCACCGTCCGGAGAGCATCCCGCGCCACCCATACTCCGGATGTTGCGTATCGGATCCATCTTGGGCGGAATCTCGTTAATAATACCGACCGGGCGCAAAAAGGGATGTGATTTGCGGCAGTGGGCCCGCACGTTCgctatctgctgctgctgtagcagTCGCTGCTGGGCCGGACCGAGCATACCCGGAAAGTCGACCAGCAGTATGCGGTCCGAGATGTTGCGGCAGTCGTTGTGAAACCCAATGCCCGAGTCGGAGTTGCTCGACGTGGTGGTGATCTCGCTGTGGTTGCTCGGTTGCGGCGAGTTCGCCGCCAGCATGTCATGCGCATCCATATCCATCCCCGCCCCGCGTGGGTTAAGCCGCGGGTCCGATCGATTGCGCGGGAAGCCACGGGCGGCACCGGCAGCGTCCAGATTCAAGCTCCTAGCGACGGGCGGCTTGCCGTACCCGCCCGGGCCGCCGTCCGCTTTGAGCGGCGACTTTAAGCTGTACATGCTGCGTATCAGATTGACCACGTACTCGGAGTTGGAGGGAAACTCGAGGCACAGGTTCGTGATCGGATCCTTCGTGCAGACGATGCGAAACAGGGCCGCCTTCTCCAGATGCACCTCGTGCTCGACCAGCTTCCCATCGATCACAAACACGTGGCAGCTGTTCGAGATGACCACGTCCTTGCGCGGGTGGCTCAGCACATCCGCACTGTCGCACATCAGCCCGTCGGCGTAGATCGCCGACGTTACCAGGCCAAAGTAGCGGTTGTCgctctcgctgctgctgctaacgtAGCTGAGCCGGGCCGAAGCGTACTTCGCGATCAGATTGTTGCTCGTGTTGGTCAGATTCAGACAGGAGGGCAGTATCGTCATCAGCACCGTCGTTGGGTTGCGCTTCTCCTGCCGCATCTTGCGGATGCAGCTGCGCACCGTCTGCAGCTTCGAGCTGGTGGCAATCTGCTTCGGCATCTCGATCGTGCCCAGATAGCCCACGATCGCCTGGTACTCGAGCGAACCCTCCTGCCCGGGGCCCTGGCCCGAGCCGGACGGGCGCACCAGCACCGATTCGTCGCCGACCGCCCCTCCCAGCTGTACCGAGCGTACCATTGCACTGACGTTGGAAATATCACAGCTATTGCTGGCATTCGGGCTGTGGATCACGTTGTACGCGGTGGTTGCTCCCGGCGGTGTGGTATCGTTTACCACGCACTCTTCCGGCCCATTTTCACCGCCCAACAGTAACGGTTTGATCGGGCTGCTAGAGCCCGCTGCTACCATCCGGTCCGGGGCACCACCGCCGGAACTGCAGCCCTGTGTGTTGGCGCGCGAGAACTTGGTCTTGTGCGGGTACTTGGGGCGGGTGCGTTGCTGCTGCGCACCGTGAAACAGGATGTCCTCATCCGAGCTGTCCGAGTAGTAGTTCTCCGCGATGGCCATGCGTATCGTGCCGTGCGTGGTACCGATCAGCTGCACCACCGATTCGTGCGGCAGCTTCGACACGTTCAGCCCGTTGACCGAGATGAGAAAGTCTCCGGCGCGCAGTCCGGCCAGATCGGCCGGCGATCCCGCCACGATGCAGGACAAGATGCAAGGTTGCTGGCCGGATATGGTGAACCCGAACCCATTCGAGCCGCGGTTCACTTCCACTGTACGATTACCATAGTTGGATCGTTTCTTGCGTCGGCGATGCGctgcaccgccaccgccaccaccgccaccaccaccactaccaccagccCCCACTCCTCCTGCATGCATGCTGGATAGATAGGGCTAAAACCTTCTGCACAACCTTCTCTTAAGCGTCCAAAAAGTGTCTTGTATTCTTGTACGGGGCTACTGCAGCATCGTTCACTGTCCGAATTCAATCTGCCTTGCTGCAGCAACATGCAAAGCAGCCACTCACATTCCAATCCGCTATTTGTACACAACACTTCCTGCTTGCTGCGAACGGTACCATCTCTTGCGCTCTTGATATTGCTCGTATTATTTGCTTAATGCTGTCCGCATTCCTTCACCACTGGGCGATGATGCCATTTAACcgagaacaacaacaagcgTCACCGAGCGCAAATTCCATTGCCGCGGATGATGATGCAGCGCTCGCAGCGGAGATGCACCGATTTTCCCTCCCCCAAATCCGCGGATCAACTTTGCCACTGTAGGGCTCGTTTGGCTTAGAAAGTTTTCCACTGCCCAACCACTCGCGATcggatgggtttttttttttgcctttccctCCTGTGGAGCTGCCTGATCGTAGAAAGCTGTCAATTATGAAGCCAGCGCGCAGCCTCCGCGATCGATCTTCTTGTTCGCTTCTTCCTCCTTCTCTGCAATCTCGCTTCTTGTTCGGGCGGATGTGAAACGCGAAATCGGACGTGCCCAAGCTGCCGAGCTACACTTTGCAAAACAACGGATTTTCACACACTGCGGCTGTTTGCCACACGCAATGCACAATTTCAAACGTTTTAACTCACTTTTAACAATGTCCTACAGTACGCTAAATCCGCTTGGCGACGGTTTGTGCTAGCGAAAACAGAAGATTTCGTtacaaacgtaaacaaaacgAACCCCCTTTcgcgtttcttcttcttcggcgTCGGTCAAGGTAAGCACACGCGAAAGGTGTGTCCAGCTGTCAATTTGACAGTTCGTGTGGCATCGCATTTGACGTTTCATGACCGTCGCCAGCGACTCCAAAACGGTGCGAATTTCCCTCGCCGCCGACGTcggtttttgacgtttcgcgacggttttgcgacggAAAAAGCTCGcctagtgtgcgtgtgtgtgtgtgttggtggccAAAAACATCCGCCTACCCCATCCCCCACGGTAACTTTGTCAACAGAAGAGAATCACGCACCGGCACACAACCGGGCGATCGTTCGCCGTGCATTTTCTGCTCAATGTTTTCGTGCTTCCGGCGTGCCGTTGCATTTGCAGTAGATTTTCACCGTGCCACAGCACAGCTCACGGAACAGTGCGCACGGAAGCTGTGCACAGCGCCCGCAATAGACGACGGTGTGAGGCAACGTTTTGCAGCCGAACTTGCGGCCGCGGTGGAAGTGAAACTAGCGGCCAAAAAGCAAGAGGCACAGAAGCGAATGGAATCGCGCAAAACCAAACAGGAGGTGCAGCAGCGGTACAATGGTGCGGTCAAGCGGCGCAAGTGGGAAGATCCGCCCGAGGATCCGGAGGCGGTAAAAAACTTCGATCCCGCGTCGCGGGTCAAGCGGCGCAAGAGCATCATCCTGCTCGGGTACTCGGGCGTGAACTACTTCGGCATGCAGCGCAATCCGGGTACGAAAACGATCGAGGAGGATCTGCTGCGCGCGATGCTGAAGCGGGAGTGGATCAACGACGAAGGGTTCCGGCAGCCGCAGCAGATACAGTTCCAGCGAGCGGCCCGCACCGATAAAGGCGTGTCGGCGGCCATGCAGGTCGTGTCGATCAAGCTGCGTAAGGAGCATACCCCGATGCACCGCGTGTGCGTATCTCCCACGATGCACACAATTCATCGCTCTGCTTATTTTCAGCTGACAATCTGGACATCGAGGCACTCAACTCCGAGCTGCCCGAGGACATCCGGGTGTATGCGGTGAAGCGCGTGACGAAAGGATTCAATTCCAAGACGAACTGCGATGCCCGTACCTACACGTACACGCTACCGACGATAGCGTTCGCACCGAACGAGGAAAAGGTCGACCTTCAAACGTACCGTCTGCCCGCGGAACGGCTGGCTCGGGTCAACGAAGTGCTTGCCCTGTACGTGGGCACGAAGAACTTTCACAACTTTACCAGCCGCAAGGAGTTTCTCGATCCATCCGTGAAGCGGTTCATCATGTCGTTCGAGTGTGATACCCCCTTCCTGCCGGAAGGATCAACGGCAGAGTTTGCCACGATTAAAATCAAAGGGCAAAGCTTCATGCTGCATCAGATACGGAAGATGGTGGGCCTCACCATAGCGGTCGTGCGCGGCCTCGCGGAAAGCGACATTATCGAGAAAGCGTTCGGCCAGGAGCGGTACGGCATCCCGACGGCACCCGGGTTGGGGCTAGTGCTGAGCAGAATTCATTACGACAAGTACAACAAGCGGTACGGCGAGGACGGTTGCCACGAGACGCTCGAGTTTGAGAAGGAGGAGCCAATGATACAGGAGTTTTTCAAGCGCCACATCGCATCGACCATCGTCGAGACGGAGCTGAAGACGAACTCGATGGTTGAGTGGCTGGAGAAGCTGCCGCTGCACAGCTACGAACCGAGGGACGAGAATGAGCCGAGCGAGTGGAAACCACGGAATAGGAAAGCGTCCGACGATCaggatgacgatgacgaaTAAAAACAACTGGCCTTGTTATATTGCATTAGGCAAACACTATCGAGCAGCattgcttctttctttccaATGTTTTATTTCCATGAACATGTTCAATGATTCTACGAAATCCGTGCTCATTCGTCTTCCTTTGCCGCCAAACTAGCTATTGCCATCTTGAGCGCACCTTCACGCGTTTTGTTACCACCAATGAAGCCGGTCTGGTGGCAAAAGTTCGATCCCGCAATACCCGACACCTTCTCTAGCTCCTCGTCCCGTACTCCGCGCCACGGTTTGGCCAGAAACTTGCGACACACAAAGCTGGCTGGCTGCA
This is a stretch of genomic DNA from Anopheles merus strain MAF chromosome 2R, AmerM5.1, whole genome shotgun sequence. It encodes these proteins:
- the LOC121589089 gene encoding tRNA pseudouridine synthase A, producing the protein MFSCFRRAVAFAVDFHRATAQLTEQCARKLCTAPAIDDGVRQRFAAELAAAVEVKLAAKKQEAQKRMESRKTKQEVQQRYNGAVKRRKWEDPPEDPEAVKNFDPASRVKRRKSIILLGYSGVNYFGMQRNPGTKTIEEDLLRAMLKREWINDEGFRQPQQIQFQRAARTDKGVSAAMQVVSIKLPDNLDIEALNSELPEDIRVYAVKRVTKGFNSKTNCDARTYTYTLPTIAFAPNEEKVDLQTYRLPAERLARVNEVLALYVGTKNFHNFTSRKEFLDPSVKRFIMSFECDTPFLPEGSTAEFATIKIKGQSFMLHQIRKMVGLTIAVVRGLAESDIIEKAFGQERYGIPTAPGLGLVLSRIHYDKYNKRYGEDGCHETLEFEKEEPMIQEFFKRHIASTIVETELKTNSMVEWLEKLPLHSYEPRDENEPSEWKPRNRKASDDQDDDDE